One genomic region from Bradyrhizobium icense encodes:
- a CDS encoding Lrp/AsnC family transcriptional regulator encodes MAITRADLDRLDLKLLMLLQENNQQTSEELAERVGLSPTSCLRRLRRLRESGAIMSDVSIVSPSVAGTRVTSIVLVALEQEHLALLDTFKNRMSAYPEVTQCYYVTGSADFILVVNTGSMEEYGAFTERAFFPDKNIKSFTTFVAMQTVKFTTRINLDVS; translated from the coding sequence TTGGCCATCACACGCGCGGATCTGGATCGTCTCGATCTCAAGTTGCTGATGTTGCTGCAGGAGAATAACCAGCAGACCTCCGAAGAGCTTGCGGAGCGCGTAGGTCTGTCGCCGACTTCTTGCCTACGCCGACTACGGCGGCTGCGCGAGAGCGGCGCAATCATGTCCGACGTGTCGATCGTCTCTCCGTCGGTGGCGGGGACACGCGTGACATCGATTGTACTAGTTGCTCTCGAACAGGAGCATCTCGCCCTTCTCGACACCTTCAAGAACCGAATGAGCGCTTATCCCGAAGTCACACAGTGTTACTATGTGACCGGGTCGGCCGATTTCATATTGGTCGTTAATACGGGTTCGATGGAGGAGTACGGAGCTTTCACTGAAAGGGCGTTTTTTCCCGACAAGAATATAAAGTCGTTCACTACGTTCGTTGCGATGCAGACGGTCAAGTTCACTACTCGCATCAATCTCGACGTCTCCTGA
- a CDS encoding diaminopropionate ammonia-lyase: MGAPLKPVKAASTDPSGHLRPILLRASRGLSRIPWWCDRSAGDEPLRLLRACPRYAPTRLISLPRTAERLGVGEIWIKDETQRLDIGSFKGLGGAYAVLKLAMKYVERQTGRTILPAELLEPGIRSILAGLTFSCASDGNHGRSVSAGARLVGARAIVYLHEGVSDERAAHISRLGAAIVRVAGDYHDSVEAAAKAASQDSWIAVPDTVGPGEDETACTFVVQGYAILIDEIIAATAGEPTPFTHVLVQAGVGGLAASVFGHGLARGLFAPETHLWIVEPERSACLYESARAERPVRLPPGPPTNMAMLECQSPSLLVWPIIDSLATGFLTVTDEQAADAVRLLNAGESDDALRVGESGAAGLAGLIRAAGEDRDRLALDRFSRVLLFATEGPTDLSVWSGRR, encoded by the coding sequence TTGGGAGCGCCCCTGAAACCTGTCAAGGCTGCATCGACGGACCCGTCCGGCCATCTTCGACCGATCCTGCTGCGTGCGTCGCGCGGCCTAAGCCGAATTCCTTGGTGGTGCGACCGAAGCGCAGGTGATGAGCCTCTGCGCCTGCTTCGAGCCTGTCCGCGTTACGCTCCTACCCGCCTAATTTCGCTGCCGCGCACAGCCGAGCGGCTAGGCGTAGGCGAGATCTGGATCAAGGACGAGACACAGCGGCTCGATATCGGGAGTTTCAAAGGGCTCGGAGGAGCCTACGCTGTGCTGAAGCTCGCCATGAAATATGTCGAGAGACAGACGGGGCGTACGATTCTGCCGGCGGAGTTGCTGGAACCTGGGATACGCTCCATTCTTGCGGGGCTTACATTTTCCTGCGCTTCGGACGGCAATCATGGCCGCTCAGTGTCGGCCGGAGCGAGGCTCGTCGGAGCGCGGGCCATCGTGTATCTCCACGAAGGCGTGAGCGACGAGCGAGCCGCCCACATCTCCCGGCTTGGTGCTGCGATCGTACGTGTTGCCGGAGACTATCACGATTCCGTCGAGGCTGCGGCGAAAGCTGCCTCGCAGGATAGTTGGATTGCTGTCCCGGATACAGTCGGCCCAGGAGAGGATGAGACCGCCTGCACGTTTGTGGTCCAGGGGTATGCAATCTTGATCGACGAAATCATTGCAGCGACTGCGGGAGAACCAACGCCCTTCACACATGTTCTGGTCCAAGCTGGTGTCGGAGGGCTTGCAGCGAGCGTGTTCGGGCATGGCTTGGCGCGAGGTCTATTCGCACCCGAGACCCATCTGTGGATCGTAGAGCCAGAACGGTCGGCATGTCTTTACGAGAGCGCTCGCGCGGAGAGGCCGGTACGTCTTCCGCCAGGGCCGCCTACGAACATGGCCATGCTCGAGTGCCAGAGCCCGTCGTTGCTCGTCTGGCCCATTATCGATTCCTTGGCCACAGGCTTCCTCACGGTCACCGACGAACAAGCCGCAGATGCGGTTCGTCTGCTCAACGCCGGCGAGTCTGACGACGCGCTTCGCGTTGGTGAGTCGGGAGCGGCGGGATTGGCCGGTCTCATCAGAGCGGCGGGCGAGGATCGAGACAGGCTTGCGCTTGACCGGTTCTCGAGAGTCCTCCTGTTCGCGACCGAAGGCCCCACCGACCTTTCGGTCTGGAGCGGAAGGCGTTAG
- a CDS encoding aminotransferase class V-fold PLP-dependent enzyme, with product MQQSTSHTGFADLSDSDVHRLRSDTPGVANRIHFNNAGAALMPKPVVGGMIEYLQREAEIGGYEASAESISRLELVYDSVARLVGSEREEIALAENATLAWQRAFYSLRFGPGDRILTTSAEFAANYVAFLQVARRTGARVEIIPDDANHVLDPEALERMIDAHVRLIAITWVPTNGGLVNPAEAVGRIARAHGIPYLLDACQAVGQMPIDVSALRCDMLTATGRKFLRGPRGTGFLYIRHDFLKDVEPAMIDLFGAPWVGPQGYELRSDARRFETWEANYATRLGLGIAVDYALSVGIDKIERRCRLLAEELRTLLTAVPGLSIHDLGERRASIVSFTLGNAGAREVMRRLATEQINVSVSPPTSTPLDATWRKLPDIVRASPHYYNTIEEVHTLASAVCRIAA from the coding sequence GTGCAGCAGTCGACGAGCCATACAGGATTCGCGGATCTTTCCGATTCCGACGTCCATCGCTTGCGAAGTGATACACCCGGCGTCGCAAATCGAATTCATTTCAACAATGCAGGCGCTGCATTGATGCCGAAGCCGGTTGTCGGGGGCATGATCGAGTACCTGCAGCGCGAAGCCGAAATTGGTGGATATGAGGCAAGCGCCGAAAGCATTTCTCGCCTTGAGCTCGTATACGACAGCGTCGCCCGACTCGTCGGCTCTGAACGGGAAGAGATCGCGCTGGCTGAGAACGCCACGCTGGCATGGCAGCGCGCCTTTTATTCGCTACGCTTTGGCCCGGGCGACCGCATTCTCACGACCTCCGCGGAATTTGCGGCCAACTATGTCGCCTTCTTGCAGGTAGCACGTCGCACCGGCGCCCGGGTCGAGATCATACCCGACGATGCAAATCATGTTCTCGACCCGGAGGCGCTCGAGCGCATGATCGATGCGCATGTGCGACTGATCGCTATCACGTGGGTGCCGACCAATGGCGGCCTCGTGAATCCGGCTGAAGCCGTGGGACGGATCGCGCGAGCACATGGTATTCCGTACTTACTTGACGCTTGCCAGGCGGTTGGACAGATGCCGATCGATGTCTCTGCACTTCGCTGCGATATGCTCACTGCAACAGGCCGAAAGTTCTTGCGCGGTCCACGCGGGACAGGCTTTCTATACATTCGTCATGATTTTCTGAAAGATGTCGAACCGGCCATGATCGACCTGTTCGGAGCACCGTGGGTTGGACCGCAGGGCTATGAACTCAGATCCGACGCGCGGAGATTCGAAACATGGGAAGCGAATTACGCGACGCGACTTGGCCTTGGGATAGCTGTCGATTACGCACTTTCGGTCGGCATCGATAAGATCGAACGGCGTTGTCGTCTGCTTGCGGAGGAGTTGCGCACCTTGCTCACCGCAGTTCCTGGATTGTCAATTCATGACCTCGGGGAACGTCGCGCTTCAATCGTGTCGTTCACTCTTGGCAACGCGGGCGCACGCGAGGTCATGCGTCGTCTTGCAACAGAACAAATCAATGTGTCGGTCTCCCCACCAACAAGTACACCATTGGACGCGACGTGGAGAAAGCTTCCGGATATCGTTCGCGCTTCGCCGCATTACTATAATACAATTGAGGAGGTTCACACTCTCGCGTCAGCGGTCTGCCGAATAGCAGCATGA